A genomic window from Cytobacillus suaedae includes:
- a CDS encoding HIT family protein, whose protein sequence is MSDCIFCKIINGEIPSAKVYENEHVYAFLDIGQVSKGHTLVIPKIHKDNVYELTPEIAQHVFEAVPKISNAIKTKYNPIGINLLSNNGEPAGQTVFHFHMHIIPRYGKGDGFGAVWKSHANLYTAKNLQDIASDISQAIQ, encoded by the coding sequence TAATGGTGAAATTCCAAGTGCGAAGGTTTATGAAAATGAGCATGTATATGCCTTTTTAGATATTGGACAAGTGTCTAAGGGTCATACACTTGTTATTCCTAAAATACATAAAGACAATGTTTATGAGTTAACTCCAGAAATAGCACAACATGTGTTCGAAGCTGTTCCTAAAATTTCAAATGCAATCAAGACAAAGTACAACCCAATTGGAATTAATTTGTTAAGTAACAATGGTGAACCTGCTGGACAAACTGTATTCCACTTCCATATGCACATTATACCTAGGTATGGTAAAGGTGATGGTTTTGGTGCTGTTTGGAAATCTCATGCGAATCTATACACAGCAAAAAACCTTCAAGACATTGCTTCAGATATTTCACAAGCTATCCAGTAA